A stretch of Paludisphaera borealis DNA encodes these proteins:
- a CDS encoding PIG-L family deacetylase: MSADGDMELDLIAVGAHPDDVEIACGGTLARLARKGYAVGIVDLTDGEPTPNSPGPDVRLEEARKAAEVLGVQMRINLNLPNRRLFDGFEERVALARVFRRHRPKVVLGFGGKTVLASPDHYQAMLITDAAVFYSRLTKWDEHFDGLPPHTITNQLSFPIALHGLDLPEASGYVIADMSSTLDVKLQAVRCYQTQFPANKIGIYSAVETMNRYHGLTAGFEAGELFLTYRSVGVDDLMRWASPTHART; encoded by the coding sequence ATGTCTGCCGACGGTGATATGGAGCTGGACCTGATCGCCGTGGGCGCTCATCCCGACGATGTGGAGATCGCCTGCGGAGGGACCCTCGCGCGGCTCGCGCGGAAGGGGTACGCGGTCGGGATCGTCGACCTGACCGACGGCGAGCCGACGCCGAACTCGCCCGGTCCGGACGTCCGCCTCGAAGAGGCGCGCAAGGCCGCCGAGGTGCTCGGCGTTCAGATGCGGATCAATCTCAATCTGCCCAACCGTCGGCTCTTCGACGGCTTCGAGGAACGCGTCGCCCTGGCCCGGGTCTTCCGTCGCCATCGGCCCAAGGTCGTGCTCGGGTTCGGCGGCAAGACCGTCCTGGCGTCGCCCGACCACTACCAGGCGATGCTCATCACCGACGCCGCCGTCTTCTACAGCCGACTGACCAAGTGGGACGAGCATTTCGACGGCCTGCCGCCGCACACAATCACCAACCAACTCAGTTTTCCAATCGCGCTTCATGGGTTAGACTTACCTGAGGCGTCCGGCTACGTCATTGCTGACATGAGCAGCACCCTGGACGTCAAGCTGCAAGCCGTCAGGTGTTATCAGACGCAGTTTCCCGCGAATAAGATCGGCATCTACAGCGCCGTGGAGACCATGAATCGCTATCATGGATTGACGGCGGGGTTTGAAGCCGGCGAGCTTTTTTTGACGTATCGTTCCGTCGGAGTAGACGACCTGATGCGGTGGGCGAGTCCGACTCACGCCCGAACTTGA